In Caldisphaera lagunensis DSM 15908, a single genomic region encodes these proteins:
- a CDS encoding NAD(P)-binding domain-containing protein has protein sequence MRVGIIGYGKMGQVFSNLFQKHGYNVIIYDTKLKHEKFKNFIKKSDYIMISVSPNNLKRVINRLINISKLGYLDGKLIFDISTFKDDIIHYYSKFSDKVMIGSIHPLFGPGIKDPSKHYIAIIPLKENDGSKILEDIFSNMGFKVFYVNYKTHDELISITIGLSYIIGISINKMLNSYDKKMIENLSGTTFKYLKNHYLSIYNDIPDFANYILSNKRVKNTLKNYINVLKELEKNKEDVLKELEKNKNDIEIRNAYNSLYDCIEKY, from the coding sequence ATGAGAGTTGGAATAATAGGATATGGTAAAATGGGCCAAGTTTTTTCAAATTTATTTCAAAAACATGGTTACAATGTTATAATATATGATACGAAATTAAAACATGAAAAATTTAAAAATTTTATTAAAAAAAGCGATTACATAATGATATCAGTTTCTCCTAATAATTTGAAAAGGGTAATTAATAGACTTATAAACATTTCTAAGCTGGGATATTTGGATGGAAAACTTATATTTGATATATCTACATTTAAAGATGATATAATTCATTATTATAGCAAGTTTTCAGATAAAGTTATGATAGGTAGCATACATCCTTTATTTGGGCCAGGAATTAAAGATCCAAGCAAGCATTATATTGCAATAATTCCTTTAAAAGAAAATGATGGTTCAAAGATTTTGGAAGATATTTTTTCAAATATGGGCTTTAAAGTATTTTATGTAAACTATAAAACTCATGATGAATTAATTAGCATAACTATTGGTCTATCTTATATTATAGGTATATCAATAAATAAAATGTTAAACAGTTATGATAAAAAAATGATAGAAAACTTATCAGGAACCACATTTAAATATTTAAAGAATCATTACTTATCCATATATAATGATATACCAGATTTTGCAAATTACATATTAAGCAATAAAAGGGTTAAAAATACTTTAAAAAATTATATAAATGTTTTAAAAGAATTGGAGAAAAATAAAGAAGATGTTTTAAAAGAATTGGAGAAAAATAAAAATGATATTGAGATAAGAAATGCTTATAATTCTCTTTATGATTGCATTGAAAAATATTAA
- a CDS encoding pyridoxal phosphate-dependent aminotransferase encodes MFDIYEFFSELSKNNVKIRMDAGDPDIKPNEIIIKELINNIRDLGYAPYKGLDELREIIADYHKVDINNVIITPGSKAAISSLILFSDKVNLISPYWSGYEFSANLFNKKIFVIKTNLEENWAPNFDNIERDSTLIINYPNNPTGKIINNNEIKKLIDISMDRNVKIISDEAYRDILFEGPKFKITDYIIENSVSIFSFSKTFSLPGLRLGYAVGDKNLINKMGEFIKANITSVPKFSQKAAIKAIENWDNIASYVKNIYYNRLEIFLNNIDKKKFDYMKPSGTFYVFLRLRENVSGTKLAYALARKGLGIFPGEAFGEDYTNFIRVSLTTNEKNIKEATKLINETVDEIMR; translated from the coding sequence ATGTTTGATATTTATGAATTTTTCAGCGAACTTAGCAAAAATAACGTAAAAATAAGGATGGATGCAGGAGATCCAGATATAAAGCCAAATGAAATTATAATCAAGGAATTAATTAACAATATAAGAGACCTTGGTTATGCCCCATATAAAGGTTTAGACGAATTAAGGGAAATTATAGCTGATTATCACAAGGTTGATATAAACAATGTAATAATAACCCCCGGATCTAAGGCTGCCATCTCTTCACTTATTTTGTTTTCAGATAAAGTTAATTTGATATCACCCTATTGGTCTGGTTATGAATTCTCAGCAAATCTATTTAACAAAAAAATTTTTGTTATAAAAACAAATCTAGAAGAAAATTGGGCCCCAAACTTTGATAACATAGAAAGGGATTCAACTCTAATAATAAATTATCCCAATAATCCTACGGGAAAAATTATAAATAATAATGAAATAAAAAAATTAATAGATATATCTATGGATAGGAATGTAAAAATAATTTCCGATGAAGCTTATAGAGATATATTATTTGAAGGACCAAAGTTCAAAATTACTGATTATATTATAGAAAATTCTGTCTCAATATTTAGCTTTTCAAAAACTTTTTCCCTACCAGGATTAAGGCTCGGATATGCTGTTGGAGACAAAAATCTAATAAATAAAATGGGAGAGTTTATTAAGGCCAATATAACTTCCGTTCCAAAATTTTCACAAAAGGCCGCAATAAAAGCAATTGAGAATTGGGATAATATAGCAAGCTATGTAAAAAATATTTATTATAACAGACTAGAAATTTTTTTAAATAACATAGATAAGAAAAAGTTCGATTATATGAAACCTTCTGGAACATTTTATGTATTCTTAAGGCTTAGAGAAAATGTTTCAGGAACAAAATTAGCATATGCTTTAGCGAGGAAAGGACTAGGCATTTTCCCTGGAGAAGCTTTTGGAGAAGATTACACAAATTTCATTAGGGTTTCATTAACAACGAATGAGAAAAACATAAAGGAAGCAACAAAATTAATTAATGAAACAGTTGATGAAATTATGAGATGA
- a CDS encoding chorismate mutase, protein MEDETIKEIKILREKINELDDQIINLLNVRISICKEIGKIKRKNRINIEDKERENEILQKAGNFKDIYIEIIETCKKTQGDIYV, encoded by the coding sequence ATGGAAGATGAAACAATAAAAGAAATTAAAATTTTAAGAGAAAAAATAAATGAATTAGACGATCAAATAATAAACCTATTAAATGTAAGAATTTCAATTTGCAAAGAAATAGGGAAAATTAAGAGAAAAAACAGAATTAATATAGAAGATAAAGAAAGAGAAAATGAAATATTACAAAAAGCAGGCAATTTTAAAGACATTTACATTGAAATAATAGAGACTTGCAAGAAAACACAAGGGGATATTTATGTTTGA
- a CDS encoding PLP-dependent aminotransferase family protein, producing the protein MIDYSSRISYRSQSLRPSEIREILSLTEGKNIISLAGGLPGPEVFPKQQLADIAKRVLEDLGEEALQYSPTLGVTPFRNAIMSFASSKGIKVNEDDRVAVTTGSQEAIYLIGLSLIDPGDNIIVEAPTYLAALNAFRFFGANFISIPLDEDGMKVEMIENEIKKGIESGKKIKAIYTVATSHNPTGVIMNDERRKHLIEIANKYDLLIIEDDPYGFFVFDTDKRFTSLKTLDTEGRVIYMGTFSKILAPGLRLGYMIAPRQFTRTVELGKQIVDLHSSTLSQFIAMYAIKEGVVDETIENARKVYRKKRDVLIEALEEYMPKGSEWYKPKGGLFAFVYLPKGVDTTEMLPTAINKGVAYVPGRNFFADGSGGNAMRINFSYPSIDKLREGIKIIGETAKEMMK; encoded by the coding sequence ATGATTGATTATTCAAGTAGGATATCTTATAGATCACAATCATTAAGGCCTTCAGAAATCAGAGAAATTCTTTCTTTAACAGAAGGGAAAAACATAATAAGCCTAGCTGGTGGTTTACCAGGCCCTGAAGTTTTTCCAAAACAGCAACTAGCAGATATTGCAAAAAGAGTATTAGAAGATTTAGGAGAAGAGGCGTTACAATACTCCCCCACTCTTGGAGTTACTCCTTTTAGAAATGCTATAATGTCTTTTGCATCATCAAAAGGAATTAAAGTAAATGAAGACGATAGAGTTGCAGTTACAACAGGAAGCCAAGAGGCGATATATTTAATAGGGCTTTCATTAATAGACCCCGGGGATAATATAATAGTAGAAGCACCAACTTATCTTGCAGCATTAAATGCATTTAGGTTTTTTGGTGCAAACTTCATTTCAATACCTTTAGATGAAGATGGTATGAAAGTAGAAATGATAGAAAATGAAATTAAAAAAGGTATAGAATCAGGTAAAAAAATTAAAGCAATCTATACAGTTGCAACAAGTCATAATCCCACAGGAGTTATAATGAATGATGAAAGGAGGAAACATTTAATAGAAATAGCAAATAAATATGATTTGCTAATAATTGAAGATGATCCATATGGTTTCTTTGTGTTTGATACAGATAAGAGATTTACTAGCCTTAAGACGTTAGATACTGAAGGTAGAGTAATCTACATGGGTACATTTAGTAAAATACTTGCACCAGGATTAAGGCTAGGATATATGATAGCTCCTAGACAGTTCACAAGAACTGTAGAGCTAGGAAAACAAATAGTTGATCTACATTCTTCAACTCTTTCTCAATTTATTGCAATGTATGCAATAAAGGAAGGGGTTGTTGATGAAACAATAGAGAATGCAAGAAAAGTTTATAGAAAGAAAAGAGATGTATTAATAGAGGCATTAGAAGAATACATGCCAAAAGGTTCTGAATGGTATAAACCTAAGGGAGGTTTGTTTGCATTTGTTTATTTACCAAAAGGTGTTGATACAACAGAAATGCTACCAACTGCTATAAACAAAGGTGTTGCATATGTTCCAGGTAGAAACTTCTTTGCAGATGGTAGTGGTGGAAATGCTATGAGGATTAACTTTAGTTATCCAAGCATTGACAAACTAAGGGAAGGAATTAAAATAATTGGGGAAACTGCTAAAGAAATGATGAAATAA
- a CDS encoding alanyl-tRNA editing protein gives MATKLLFQLDSYLKEFEGKVIKIDGNKIYLDQTAFHPGPFGGLAADSGYIEVNGSKVNVIDVKMEENDEVAHYVEKPNLFSIGDIVKGYIDWEKRYAMMKLHTASHALSSVMYNKYGAKITGGHIDHNSAKDDFDLTNVSDWRKALLDAVDDTNKLLKRCANVKVYWLSKEEALKIQGIVKLAEKFPPNVEKLRIVEIEGIDIQADGGPHVKNTCEIGEIKVINVENRGKTKKRIYYTIG, from the coding sequence ATGGCAACTAAACTGTTATTTCAATTGGATTCATATTTGAAAGAATTCGAAGGGAAAGTTATAAAAATTGATGGAAATAAAATTTATTTGGATCAGACGGCATTTCATCCAGGCCCATTTGGTGGTTTAGCAGCGGATAGCGGATACATAGAAGTAAATGGTAGCAAAGTTAATGTGATTGATGTTAAAATGGAAGAAAATGATGAAGTTGCTCATTATGTTGAAAAACCTAATTTATTCTCTATAGGAGATATAGTTAAAGGATACATAGATTGGGAAAAAAGATATGCTATGATGAAACTTCATACTGCAAGCCATGCTCTCTCTTCAGTTATGTATAATAAATATGGAGCAAAAATAACTGGAGGGCATATAGATCATAACTCTGCAAAGGATGATTTTGATTTAACAAATGTAAGCGATTGGAGGAAGGCATTATTAGATGCTGTTGATGATACAAATAAATTATTAAAAAGGTGCGCTAATGTAAAAGTTTATTGGCTTTCTAAAGAAGAGGCATTAAAAATACAAGGAATTGTAAAGCTTGCTGAAAAGTTTCCTCCAAATGTTGAAAAACTTAGAATAGTTGAAATAGAAGGAATAGATATACAAGCAGACGGAGGTCCCCATGTTAAGAACACTTGTGAAATAGGGGAGATAAAAGTTATTAATGTAGAAAACAGGGGTAAAACCAAGAAGAGGATATACTATACAATAGGATGA
- a CDS encoding glycogen/starch synthase, whose translation MQNYKLITPSKIRRVWFITFEYSPIAKVGGLGEAVYQFAKSLYKDGIDVTVIMPSHGRHLDLSIRSRYNLTPLNITSCGERTGLDGKKYSYCIGAEEAIIDGIKIIMFKGLDYSTGIIFDSWNIYSNIEEKSALLTRAMRILAWHENPPDLIHINDWHTVLPGIALRDEFEKRGLSIPLVYTIHLSGSPNFPWHYASEKWAGLDNDIHKIWKVIRHEPIYYENLWNQLNGNIESFGVYVSDYISTVSKSYLNEELFSKYGNWIEGKSCVIYNTTDWDVKKVEKWIQERYGIVSKEIIWDIIKDYVKNNSWSEYNINDSSKSIMLVVGRLTSQKGIDLAIRAIDYAPSVNLLILGVSVGDYGYEQYIRHLLDERKGRVIITTAKIPEDPYKALFRLSSSLVMPSRWEPFGLVAIESLSQGTPVIANYIGGLKEIIDDIRTGKGNGLFVRPEDVYELGISMESMSELMWFENFEKIPIDQIRDMASKNNLLPQEIRLNAINKVNNNFRSENQINQLKSCYEKARIMAYYRSL comes from the coding sequence TTGCAAAATTATAAATTGATTACACCTTCAAAGATCAGAAGAGTTTGGTTTATAACGTTTGAATATTCACCAATTGCAAAGGTTGGTGGATTAGGAGAAGCTGTTTACCAGTTTGCAAAATCACTTTATAAAGATGGAATAGATGTAACAGTTATAATGCCATCTCATGGAAGGCACTTAGACTTGTCAATTAGATCTAGGTATAATTTAACACCCCTAAATATTACATCATGTGGTGAAAGAACTGGGTTAGATGGAAAAAAATACAGCTATTGCATAGGAGCAGAAGAAGCTATTATTGATGGGATCAAAATAATAATGTTCAAGGGCTTGGATTACTCTACGGGAATAATTTTTGATTCATGGAATATATACTCTAATATTGAAGAAAAATCTGCTTTGTTGACTAGGGCAATGAGAATTTTAGCATGGCATGAAAACCCTCCTGATTTGATTCACATAAATGATTGGCATACAGTTTTACCAGGTATTGCTTTAAGGGATGAATTTGAAAAAAGAGGCCTTTCTATTCCTTTAGTTTATACAATTCATCTTTCAGGTTCCCCTAATTTCCCTTGGCATTATGCATCAGAAAAATGGGCTGGGCTAGATAATGATATTCATAAAATTTGGAAGGTAATAAGGCATGAGCCAATTTATTATGAAAATCTATGGAATCAATTAAATGGTAATATAGAATCATTTGGCGTATATGTTTCTGACTACATATCTACAGTTAGCAAATCATATTTAAATGAAGAGTTATTTTCAAAATATGGTAATTGGATTGAAGGGAAATCTTGTGTTATATATAACACAACAGATTGGGATGTTAAGAAAGTAGAAAAATGGATTCAAGAAAGATATGGTATAGTTTCAAAAGAAATTATTTGGGATATAATTAAGGATTATGTAAAGAACAACAGCTGGTCTGAGTATAATATTAATGATTCATCAAAAAGCATTATGCTTGTTGTTGGAAGGCTTACATCTCAAAAAGGTATAGATTTAGCTATTAGAGCAATAGACTATGCACCTTCAGTTAATCTATTAATATTAGGGGTTTCTGTAGGTGATTATGGTTATGAACAATATATTAGGCATTTATTAGATGAAAGAAAGGGGAGAGTTATAATTACAACGGCAAAGATTCCAGAAGACCCATATAAGGCTTTGTTTAGGTTATCATCATCTTTAGTGATGCCATCTAGATGGGAACCCTTTGGATTAGTTGCTATTGAATCTTTATCTCAAGGCACACCAGTTATTGCAAATTATATAGGTGGATTAAAAGAGATAATCGATGATATTAGAACAGGAAAAGGAAACGGATTATTTGTAAGACCAGAAGATGTTTATGAGCTAGGAATTTCAATGGAAAGCATGTCAGAATTAATGTGGTTTGAGAATTTTGAAAAAATTCCAATAGATCAAATTAGGGATATGGCATCGAAAAATAACCTCCTACCTCAAGAAATTAGGTTAAATGCAATTAATAAGGTTAATAATAATTTCAGAAGTGAAAATCAAATAAATCAGCTAAAATCATGTTATGAAAAAGCTAGAATTATGGCATATTATAGGTCATTGTAA
- a CDS encoding glycoside hydrolase family 57 protein has protein sequence MKKLEIALLFEMHQPARLKKLSEFPPTSIPENLDEIFDNYTDKIILDRVTERTYRHATKILKNNIEKYKDFKINFSISGILLEQLNKNYKDVIKLFQDLANTERVEFLSQTYYHSLAWFIDKREFYDQIKMQSELVEDIIGYKPKSAENTEFIYNNDIGCFLKEMGFDVVVTEGVDYILNGRSPNKIYKNPLCNNKVVLRNYRLSDDIGFRFSNRNWEEYPLTADKYAYWINVTPGDFLLIAIDYETFGEHHNPSTGIYEFLDYLPKEILKFKNLRFSNINEAGPPGDYYDVPPFKTISWADERDLSAWLGNPLQKDAFNTLRKLYYYARYLGKDILESYRKLTISDHLYYMATKYGSMNEVHTYFNPMGGYEKAFHSFIIATTILSQKLRQKINENMCEFLRNFELPDDLCFYFNYRGNISKACSIEQLLRKIKEFPKDYLDSINEYVNQWLSQLFMIKDINEISKRCPDLYI, from the coding sequence GTGAAAAAATTGGAAATAGCATTACTTTTTGAAATGCATCAGCCAGCTAGATTAAAGAAATTAAGTGAATTCCCACCAACATCGATTCCGGAGAATTTAGATGAAATATTTGATAATTATACTGATAAGATTATATTAGATAGGGTTACAGAAAGGACTTATAGACATGCTACAAAAATTTTAAAAAATAACATAGAAAAATACAAGGATTTTAAAATAAACTTTAGCATTTCTGGTATTTTATTAGAGCAATTAAATAAGAATTATAAGGATGTCATAAAGCTTTTCCAAGATTTAGCAAATACTGAAAGGGTTGAGTTTTTGTCTCAAACATATTATCATTCATTAGCTTGGTTTATTGATAAGAGAGAGTTCTATGATCAAATTAAGATGCAATCTGAATTAGTTGAAGATATTATAGGTTATAAACCAAAATCTGCTGAAAATACTGAATTTATTTATAATAATGATATAGGTTGTTTTTTAAAAGAAATGGGGTTTGACGTTGTTGTAACAGAGGGCGTTGACTATATATTAAATGGAAGGTCTCCAAACAAAATCTACAAGAATCCTTTATGTAATAATAAGGTAGTTTTAAGAAATTACAGATTAAGTGATGATATCGGATTTAGATTCAGCAATAGGAATTGGGAAGAATATCCATTAACAGCTGATAAATATGCATATTGGATTAATGTAACCCCTGGAGATTTCTTGCTAATTGCTATTGATTATGAAACATTTGGAGAACATCACAATCCATCAACGGGAATTTATGAGTTTTTAGACTATCTGCCAAAGGAAATTTTAAAATTCAAGAATTTGAGATTTTCAAATATAAATGAAGCAGGGCCTCCAGGAGATTACTATGATGTACCACCTTTTAAAACGATTAGCTGGGCTGATGAAAGGGATTTAAGTGCATGGCTTGGTAATCCCTTGCAAAAAGATGCCTTTAATACATTAAGGAAGTTATATTATTATGCAAGATATTTAGGAAAGGATATTTTGGAATCTTATAGAAAATTAACAATTAGTGATCATTTATATTATATGGCAACAAAATATGGCTCCATGAATGAAGTACACACTTATTTTAACCCAATGGGAGGTTATGAAAAAGCCTTCCATTCATTTATTATTGCTACAACTATTTTATCTCAAAAATTAAGACAAAAGATAAATGAGAACATGTGTGAATTCTTAAGAAATTTTGAATTGCCTGATGATTTATGCTTCTATTTTAATTATAGAGGAAATATAAGCAAAGCGTGCTCTATTGAACAGCTTTTGAGAAAAATTAAGGAATTTCCAAAAGATTATTTGGATAGCATTAATGAGTATGTAAATCAATGGCTATCTCAGTTATTTATGATAAAAGATATTAATGAAATATCAAAAAGGTGTCCGGATCTTTATATATAA
- a CDS encoding lantibiotic dehydratase C-terminal domain-containing protein: MKWTEINVEVKNTDQEEIKKIFSKLIYYLVKEFKEMTNKRGSWHFLWESTPWPNTLKIRFYGSENAIDQIKKKFEEEYNNFKEDNKEILGEFIYGNNGVNGEEYEGEIIYYGVKGWKLVMKMLEFGSEIALELIRNKDLLESDEYSAQYPGSIDLYADRYVHLFLNQLSYFIKESEFLMKQLPFRYYVEKYGNAPQEAYLIETDIMLKTYLEKISSKYSQGKNQNKGLRLKNFNGQDA, from the coding sequence ATGAAATGGACAGAAATTAATGTTGAAGTAAAAAATACAGATCAAGAAGAAATAAAAAAGATTTTCTCAAAATTAATTTACTACTTGGTTAAAGAATTTAAAGAAATGACAAATAAGAGAGGGTCTTGGCATTTCCTTTGGGAATCAACTCCATGGCCGAATACATTAAAAATAAGATTTTATGGCAGTGAAAATGCCATAGATCAAATCAAAAAGAAATTTGAAGAGGAGTATAACAATTTTAAGGAAGATAATAAAGAAATCCTAGGAGAATTCATTTATGGAAATAATGGAGTTAATGGTGAAGAATATGAAGGAGAAATTATTTATTATGGCGTAAAAGGTTGGAAATTGGTTATGAAGATGCTAGAATTTGGTTCAGAGATCGCGTTAGAGCTAATACGTAATAAGGATCTATTGGAAAGCGATGAATATTCAGCTCAATATCCTGGAAGTATAGACTTATATGCTGATAGATATGTTCATTTATTTTTAAATCAACTTTCTTATTTTATAAAAGAAAGTGAATTTTTAATGAAACAACTTCCTTTCAGGTATTATGTTGAAAAATATGGGAATGCACCACAAGAAGCATATTTAATAGAAACTGATATAATGCTTAAAACTTATCTAGAAAAAATTAGTAGTAAGTATTCTCAAGGTAAAAATCAAAATAAGGGATTACGTTTGAAAAACTTTAATGGTCAAGATGCTTAA
- a CDS encoding NifB/NifX family molybdenum-iron cluster-binding protein: protein MSENKIIKIAIPSDDGESMSDHFGRSLGFIVYYVDLTDKKVLNKEFRKRSIVENNEEHHHEHHHHEDNETSVEEARRHLDILNTIKDVDIIITAGIGPRMLSAFRSLNKQVIIGYDINPDNLVKEFMDQNLS from the coding sequence TTGAGTGAAAATAAAATAATAAAGATAGCCATACCATCTGATGATGGAGAATCTATGTCAGATCATTTTGGGAGAAGTCTAGGATTTATAGTATACTATGTTGACTTAACTGATAAAAAAGTTTTAAACAAAGAATTTAGAAAAAGAAGTATAGTAGAAAATAATGAAGAACATCATCATGAACATCACCATCATGAAGATAACGAAACGAGCGTTGAAGAGGCAAGAAGACACCTTGATATTTTAAATACAATCAAAGATGTTGACATAATAATAACTGCTGGAATTGGTCCTAGGATGTTGTCAGCATTTAGATCTTTAAATAAACAAGTTATTATAGGATACGATATTAATCCAGATAATTTGGTAAAAGAATTTATGGATCAAAATTTAAGTTAA
- a CDS encoding ABC transporter permease subunit, producing the protein MNFYALVVLATLASTARVFGLILLSIITGWLFGYISINSKIFENIYISLNEVLESVPVITFFPIVLIFFVYHIGGYLGAELAADFLILTAVVWNIWMGIYQAFKTIPLPMVEAMENLRMKTFDKLRYLYIPFSMPRIAANLIPSFTDAFFYITVSEVFTVGLTSFHVFGIGYLIVNLINNNLWNLVYFSLLVLGIIIAISILGLREFANYSIAKYALESEIPLQRYNRLRYVARLYSPLTTPRRIINTFTKKYLSNPMRKTVRLRKLEEKEKEKEVSGLIYRIIGSIIGISILALLIYGIYNILSSTTYKLWIYLLNNTWYILINLAYDYIRVAIIALISFSIAMTLSYYLATHKKIESIFIPIIQIIAAYPPPIYFPLIFAATFAIIERFFGGLSIEFYVLLLGFLSTFYYIFYAVWLGIKAIPQEYWEVMNNFNMNYWQKMRYIILPSTFPYTISGLTSTINSAWGGLMIGEYWINLDGHNIEVRHGLMKLLDISTAEGNIALAGWASFIFGIIVVIFAILFTRKMMELAKEKYVMEEGIFAA; encoded by the coding sequence ATGAATTTTTATGCTTTAGTTGTATTGGCAACCTTAGCATCAACAGCAAGAGTATTTGGATTGATATTGCTATCCATTATAACAGGGTGGTTATTTGGATATATTTCAATAAATAGCAAGATATTTGAAAATATTTATATAAGTCTTAATGAGGTATTAGAATCTGTTCCTGTTATTACATTTTTTCCCATTGTTTTAATCTTTTTCGTATACCATATAGGAGGTTATTTAGGTGCAGAACTAGCAGCTGATTTCTTAATACTTACAGCAGTTGTATGGAACATATGGATGGGCATTTATCAAGCCTTTAAAACTATTCCATTACCTATGGTAGAAGCAATGGAAAATCTTAGAATGAAAACATTTGATAAGCTTAGATATCTATATATTCCTTTTTCTATGCCCAGAATTGCTGCAAATCTTATACCATCATTTACAGATGCATTCTTCTACATAACAGTTAGTGAAGTTTTTACTGTAGGACTAACATCTTTTCATGTATTTGGAATAGGGTACTTAATTGTTAATTTAATAAATAATAATTTATGGAATTTAGTTTACTTTTCTCTATTAGTCTTAGGAATTATAATTGCTATAAGCATTCTAGGATTGAGAGAATTTGCAAATTACTCTATAGCTAAATATGCCTTAGAAAGTGAAATTCCATTGCAAAGATATAATAGATTAAGATATGTTGCAAGACTTTATTCTCCTTTAACAACACCTAGAAGAATAATTAACACCTTTACGAAAAAATATCTATCAAATCCTATGAGAAAAACAGTAAGATTAAGAAAATTAGAAGAAAAAGAGAAAGAAAAAGAAGTATCAGGATTAATATATAGAATAATTGGGAGTATAATTGGAATTTCAATTCTGGCATTATTAATTTATGGAATTTACAATATTTTATCATCAACTACCTATAAATTATGGATTTATTTATTAAACAATACTTGGTATATTTTAATTAATTTAGCCTATGATTACATAAGAGTTGCAATTATAGCATTAATATCATTTTCAATTGCTATGACTTTATCATATTATTTAGCGACACATAAGAAGATTGAATCTATATTTATACCTATTATACAAATAATAGCAGCTTATCCTCCACCTATATATTTTCCGTTAATCTTTGCAGCAACGTTTGCAATAATAGAAAGATTTTTCGGAGGCCTATCAATAGAATTTTATGTGTTATTGCTAGGATTCCTTAGTACATTTTATTACATATTTTATGCCGTTTGGCTTGGAATTAAAGCAATTCCTCAAGAATATTGGGAGGTTATGAACAACTTTAATATGAATTATTGGCAAAAAATGAGATATATAATACTACCATCAACTTTCCCATATACAATAAGTGGATTGACTTCAACAATAAATAGCGCTTGGGGGGGATTAATGATTGGTGAATATTGGATAAATTTAGATGGCCATAATATTGAGGTAAGGCATGGATTAATGAAATTGCTTGATATTTCTACTGCAGAAGGAAATATAGCATTAGCAGGTTGGGCATCATTTATTTTTGGAATTATTGTTGTTATATTTGCGATCCTATTTACCAGAAAAATGATGGAACTTGCAAAAGAAAAATATGTTATGGAAGAAGGCATATTCGCTGCTTAA
- a CDS encoding ATP-binding cassette domain-containing protein, translating into MFEHINLEVRENQIVSIIGPSGVGKSTLLRVLGGFLKPTQGSVYLLGQKITRPTPKIMLVHQSIVTFPWMTALENVMLGLKHRNLPKNTMKEIAKQMLETVGLEGFENFYPKELSGGMRQRVAIARALAADPLLLLMDEPFAHLDELTAESLRKELYDILFNVNTTLKGVVLVSHNLNEVVELSDFVYIINGHPATVVGKVKIDLERPRNPRDPKFFEYTDILYDYTIPAR; encoded by the coding sequence ATATTTGAGCATATAAACTTGGAAGTAAGAGAAAATCAAATAGTTTCAATAATTGGACCTTCTGGTGTAGGAAAATCTACACTACTAAGAGTTTTAGGGGGTTTTTTAAAGCCAACCCAAGGTAGTGTTTATTTATTAGGACAAAAAATAACAAGACCTACCCCAAAAATAATGCTTGTCCATCAATCAATAGTTACTTTTCCTTGGATGACAGCTCTTGAAAATGTTATGCTTGGATTAAAGCATAGAAATCTACCAAAAAATACTATGAAAGAAATAGCAAAGCAAATGCTTGAGACTGTTGGTCTTGAAGGATTCGAAAACTTCTATCCAAAAGAGTTAAGCGGAGGTATGAGACAAAGAGTTGCTATTGCAAGAGCTTTGGCTGCAGACCCATTATTATTATTAATGGATGAACCATTTGCGCATCTAGATGAATTAACAGCAGAATCATTAAGAAAAGAGCTTTATGATATCTTATTTAATGTAAATACAACCCTTAAGGGTGTTGTTTTGGTTTCCCATAACTTAAATGAGGTTGTTGAATTGTCTGATTTCGTTTACATTATTAACGGTCATCCTGCAACAGTTGTTGGAAAAGTTAAAATAGATTTAGAAAGACCTAGAAATCCAAGAGATCCCAAATTTTTCGAATATACTGATATACTCTATGATTATACGATACCAGCAAGGTAG